The sequence CCTACTGCGCCACCTGCGATGGCGCCCTCCCCATGTTCCGCAACCAGCCCGTGGTGGTGGTTGGCGGCGGAGATTCCGCCTGCGAGGAGGCCACCTACCTCACCCGCTTCGCCTCGACCGTCCATCTCGTCCACCGACGCGACCAGCTCCGCGCCTCCCCCATCATGGCCGACCGCACCCTCTCCAATCCCAAGATCCAGCCCATCTGGAATTCCGTGGTCACCGACATCCTCGATCCCGCGCAGAAAAAGGTCACCGCCGTCCGGCTCCAGCACGTCGCCACCGGCGAACAACGCACCCTCCCCTGCGCCGGCGTCTTCATCGCCGTCGGCCATGTCCCCAACACCAAGGTGTTCCAGGGCCAGGTCGCCATGGATGACAACGGCTACATCCAGACCCGCCGCGGCACCGAGACCAGCGCCCCCGGCGTCTTCGTCGCCGGGGACTGCCATGACCACGTCTATCGCCAGGCCATCACCGCCGCCGGCGAGGGCTGCGCCGCCGCCATCGACTGCGAACGCTACCTCGCCGGACTCGACACCTGACGCCGACCCTAACCCCGGTTCAAGGCGCTGAGAATCGCCCGGATCGGCGCCAGCTCGATGTTGGTGTCCACCCCGGCCCCCCACCTCTGGCGGCCATCCCCGAACCTCAGGCACACATAGGCAATGGCCGAGGCCTCCTCCCCGTAGCTCAACGCCCGTTCGCTGTACTCCGCCACCTCGAACCGTGGCGCCCCCCCGGCCGCCAGCGCATGCACGAACGCCGCGATCGGCCCGTTCCCCTGCCCCGTCACGTCAACCGTCTCCCCCCCACGCAGCAACCGCGCCTCGGCCCGTACCCCGCCCGCGCCGCTCTCCGTCCGGAATCCCAGCAACTGCCACGGCTGGACCCGCTCGACATATTCCCTCCAGAACATCGCCTTCAGTTCCGCTCCCGTAACCTCCCGGCCGAGCCGGTCCACCTCGTCGTTGGCGATCGGTCCAAACTCCCGCTGCAATTCCTTCGGCAGCTCAATGCCAAACTCCGACTCCAACAGGTACGCCACCCCGCCCTTCCCCGACTGGCTGTTCACCCGGATCACTTCCCGGTACTCCCGCCCCACATCGCCCGGGTCGATCGTGAGATACGGTATGTCCCAGACCGCGTCGCGACCCCCGGCGGTCACCTGTTCCCACGCCCGCAATCCCTTGCGGATCGCGTCCTGATGCGACCCGCTGAACGCCGTGAACACCAGCTCCCCGGAATACGGATGTCGCGGCGGCACCGTCATCCCCGTGCACCGTTCATACACCTCCCGCAGCCGGTTCAAATCCGAGAAATCCAGCCCCGGGTGAATCCCGTTCATGTAGAGATTCAACGCCACCGTCACGATATCCAGGTTGCCCGTCCGCTCCCCGTTCCCGAACAGCGTCCCCTCCACCCGGTCCGCCCCCGCCAGCAACCCAAGCTCCGTCGCCGCCGTCCCCGTCCCCCGGTCGTTGTGCGTGTGCAAACTCACGATCGCCGTGTCCCGACGCCGCAGGTTCCGGATGAACCACTCGATCTGGTCCGCATACACGTTCGGCATCGCCACTTCCACCGTGTCCGGCAGATTCAAGATGATCGGGCGCTCCGGCGTCGGTCCCCACACCTCGGACACCGCCTCACAGACCTCAAGCGCGAACTCCACCTCGGTCGCCGAAAAACTCTCCGGCGAATACTCGAACCGGATGTCCGATCCCGCCAGACGCGGCAAACGCTCCTTCACCCATTGCGTCCCCCGCACCGCGATCTTCAACACCTCCGGCTTCTCCAGTCCGAACACGATCCGCCGCTGCGCCGGTGAGGTCGAGTTGTACAAATGCACGATCGCCCGGCGCACCCCCGCCAGCGACTCCACCGTCCGTTCGATCAGATCCTCCCGCGCCTGCACCAGCACCTGGATCGTCACGCCCTCCGGCACCCGCCCGTCCTCGATCAACCGCCGCAGAAAGGCGAACTCGGTGTTCGACGCGGCAGGAAACCCGACC comes from Verrucomicrobiia bacterium and encodes:
- the trxB gene encoding thioredoxin-disulfide reductase, which produces MEKVVIVGTGCAGLTAAIYTARANLSPLVLAGPMPGGLLTTTSIVENFPGFPEGIDGYELMTRMQQQAERFGARIQFGELEGADLSAPPFRLTIDGKPVETQSLIIASGASHRHLGLDSERALETHGVTYCATCDGALPMFRNQPVVVVGGGDSACEEATYLTRFASTVHLVHRRDQLRASPIMADRTLSNPKIQPIWNSVVTDILDPAQKKVTAVRLQHVATGEQRTLPCAGVFIAVGHVPNTKVFQGQVAMDDNGYIQTRRGTETSAPGVFVAGDCHDHVYRQAITAAGEGCAAAIDCERYLAGLDT
- the leuA gene encoding 2-isopropylmalate synthase; translated protein: MLTNPKTKYRPFPVVRLPDRQWPEREITAAPMWCSVDLRDGNQALAVPMNISQKLEMFEGLVRCGFKEIEVGFPAASNTEFAFLRRLIEDGRVPEGVTIQVLVQAREDLIERTVESLAGVRRAIVHLYNSTSPAQRRIVFGLEKPEVLKIAVRGTQWVKERLPRLAGSDIRFEYSPESFSATEVEFALEVCEAVSEVWGPTPERPIILNLPDTVEVAMPNVYADQIEWFIRNLRRRDTAIVSLHTHNDRGTGTAATELGLLAGADRVEGTLFGNGERTGNLDIVTVALNLYMNGIHPGLDFSDLNRLREVYERCTGMTVPPRHPYSGELVFTAFSGSHQDAIRKGLRAWEQVTAGGRDAVWDIPYLTIDPGDVGREYREVIRVNSQSGKGGVAYLLESEFGIELPKELQREFGPIANDEVDRLGREVTGAELKAMFWREYVERVQPWQLLGFRTESGAGGVRAEARLLRGGETVDVTGQGNGPIAAFVHALAAGGAPRFEVAEYSERALSYGEEASAIAYVCLRFGDGRQRWGAGVDTNIELAPIRAILSALNRG